A genomic region of Papaver somniferum cultivar HN1 chromosome 7, ASM357369v1, whole genome shotgun sequence contains the following coding sequences:
- the LOC113296946 gene encoding protein FAR-RED IMPAIRED RESPONSE 1-like, which produces MEGVSVSSANDVTIAAVFADKAVTKETRVESGELHGNAESEPKIGLTFDGIEEMFECYKNYGKRMGFSVKKKSNRKNVEGNLRSVTFCCAREGTPKTTARNPLRPHVSMRSGCKARLSARLNMVGGWEISVLALEHNHELNPNISRFVQYHRKPKRKDRGGDKISTSSVNEAGGNEKDSGNMIEQLRRLQLFKGDAQALMTFFSKMVAENTGFYFDVELNHEDRPKNVFWADGRSREVYKEFGEVVMFDTTCLANKYDLPFISFVGVNHHGQSLLLGCGLISNEDAQTFVWIFSKWLQCMSGCAPQGIVTDQDSAMQNAIEIVFPQTKHRWCLWHVMKKLLDKLGKFAEHQAISVALKDAVFDTQSQDDFEQRWNEVVGKYGLEECNWLSELYNQRHLWVPRFVKNTFWAGMSTAQQNESMKPFFDGCIQSKTTLKELVEQYESALRKKVVKEMKDDAESFSKLIPTVTSYPIEKQVQGVYTISKFKEFQVEVIGKMYCDFLQIEEGPMVKRYVIREDVWLEDFNKRMTFTVSFDERDCAVHCSCQMFEFQGILCRHAVNVLIHNDVRLLPDKYILRRWRKDVKRSYSKVKVSYNCLENDIESVRRNELSSNFSKIAEWGTANDEQYSHIKQWLAYLENELKLGGGST; this is translated from the coding sequence aTGGAGGGGGTGTCTGTTTCTTCAGCTAATGATGTGACAATAGCGGCAGTTTTTGCTGATAAAGCTGTCACCAAGGAAACAAGGGTGGAATCTGGTGAATTGCATGGAAATGCAGAGAGTGAGCCGAAAATTGGGTTGACGTTTGATGGGATAGAAGAAATGTTTGAATGCTATAAGAATTATGGAAAACGTATGGGATTTTCAGTGAAGAAGAAATCAAACAGGAAGAATGTAGAAGGGAATCTTAGAAGTGTGACATTTTGCTGTGCTCGAGAAGGGACTCCTAAAACTACAGCTCGAAACCCCTTGAGACCCCATGTGAGCATGCGGAGTGGGTGCAAGGCTAGATTATCAGCAAGGTTAAATATGGTTGGAGGATGGGAGATTTCTGTACTCGCTCTTGAGCATAATCATGAGTTAAACCCTAACATATCTCGGTTCGTGCAATACCATAGGAAACCCAAACGCAAGGATAGAGGAGGGGACAAGATTTCTACTTCATCTGTGAATGAGGCTGGTGGAAACGAAAAGGACAGTGGAAATATGATTGAGCAATTAAGACGTCTACAACTCTTCAAAGGAGATGCACAAGCACTTATGACATTTTTTTCAAAGATGGTTGCAGAAAACACAGGTTTCTACTTTGATGTAGAATTAAACCATGAAGATCGTCCGAAAAATGTATTTTGGGCAGATGGTAGAAGTCGAGAAGTCTACAAGGAGTTTGGTGAAGTTGTAATGTTTGACACCACATGTTTAGCAAACAAGTATGACTTACCATTCATATCCTTTGTCGGGGTGAATCACCATGGTCAGTCACTCTTACTTGGGTGTGGATTGATTTCAAATGAAGATGCACAAACTTTTGTTTGGATATTTAGTAAGTGGCTTCAATGCATGTCTGGGTGTGCTCCTCAAGGAATAGTAACTGACCAAGACAGTGCAATGCAGAATGCGATTGAGATAGTTTTTCCTCAAACAAAGCACAGGTGGTGTCTGTGGCATGTAATGAAGAAGCTTCTTGACAAGTTAGGCAAGTTCGCAGAGCATCAAGCTATTTCTGTTGCTTTGAAAGATGCAGTCTTTGATACACAAAGCCAGGATGATTTTGAACAACGTTGGAATGAGGTGGTGGGCAAGTACGGATTGGAAGAGTGCAACTGGCTGAGTGAATTATACAACCAGAGGCATCTCTGGGTACCGCGTTTTGTAaaaaacacattttgggcagggATGTCCACCGCTCAGCAAAATGAAAGCATGAAGCCATTCTTTGATGGATGCATCCAGTCAAAGACAACCTTGAAGGAATTGGTAGAACAGTATGAATCTGCACTAAGGAAGAAGGTGGTAAAAGAGATGAAGGATGACGCCGAGTCATTTTCGAAATTGATACCCACTGTGACTTCATATCCAATAGAGAAGCAAGTTCAAGGAGTTTACACCATTTCAAAATTTAAGGAGTTTCAAGTTGAAGTGATCGGGAAGATGTATTGTGATTTTTTGCAGATTGAGGAGGGGCCCATGGTTAAGAGATATGTCATACGGGAGGATGTGTGGCTAGAGGATTTTAATAAACGGATGACCTTTACCGTTTCATTTGATGAACGTGATTGTGCTGTTCACTGCAGTTGTCAAATGTTTGAGTTTCAAGGCATACTTTGTAGGCATGCAGTTAATGTACTAATCCATAATGATGTACGGTTGCTTCCAGATAAGTACATCCTAAGGAGATGGAGAAAGGATGTGAAGAGATCCTACTCAAAAGTTAAAGTGAGTTATAATTGTTTGGAGAATGACATTGAAAGTGTGCGTCGTAATGAGCTTTCCTCAAACTTTAGCAAGATTGCGGAGTGGGGAACAGCGAATGATGAACAGTATAGTCATATTAAACAGTGGTTAGCTTATCTAGAGAATGAACTTAAACTTGGTGGTGGGAGTACGTGA